TTGCCTTAATTGTTATGTCTGATAATGGATTGAAAGAGTAAATTTTTATTTAAAATCAAGGTGAATCTTTACAACTTTCAATTCCATCTCCAGAGGTTGTATCCCATTCGTCCGCAAGTTCTTTATCTTCAATCCTTGTCGCTTTATAGCCTTCAGTTAATTCTCTTATTTGACGTGCTTTAATTCCTATTGTGTTCATGGTACACCAGAGATTAGGTATAGTTAATGTGGATAGTAGGTGTATTAAAGATGACTATTTCACCATCGGCGCCCCAAAGGTAAAATCCTCAAGCTCAACAACTTTTTTCCACAGTTCCAGGCACTCGCAGTCAAGGTTAGCAAAAACGCCGGTATCCTGCGTCAGCGAGAAAATCCGAATTGCTTCTGCCACATCCTTATCGCATTCCCCGCAGTTATGGGGACCGCGCGCCGAACCTGCGCCCACCGGGTCGGACATTATGACGGTGTCGGGAGATGCTTCCTTTCCCATTTTAAGCACTTCCACAGCGCTCCACAGCCACGGAGGGCGGTAATCCCCGCGCTCGAACATCTCATCCACAAGCGTCCCCTTCTGGACATTGCAGAGATTGATGGATATTGTTCCGGCATAAGGCGCAACGTCATGTATGGAATTTATCATGTCGTTAATGGCAACCCCCTCTGAAAGGAAGGGCGGTTTCAACAACAGGTAAGCTTTGACTGTCACACCTTCTTTCCCTGCAACCTCGCTTGCCCTCATAAAATCCGAGAACGAAAAACCTTTATTGATGCAATCCTTACGTATCATGTCATTAGTGGTTTCAAGCCCGACTGCGACCTCAAATCTCTTGCCAAGAGCCGCGATGGATTCGGATAATTTCTCTTTTGTAACATATTCGGGTCTCGTTTCAGCAATCACTTTTTTAACCCTTAAATCTGCTCTGAGGCGCGAAAGCATCTCTTTTCTTGTCTCTGGAGCAATCTCGCCATCGTCTAAAAAGCTGCCCGAGGTGAATATCTTTACAATGAACTCATCATCCTTGCAGCGCGACATTGCATATTCAAACTGCTTCATAAGTTCATCATGCGAAGGAGGTTTTTGTGCGCTGTCATACACGTACCCGCACATGGTGCAGTTATTCCATCGACATCCTTGAGTCTGGAAAATTATCGTAAGCGAAGAAACAGGCTTGCCGTCGAGCAAGTCCTTGCCTGTCCAGACAGCAGTTGGTTTATCAGGCGGATTAAATTTGACTTTCTGTCTTGCGCGGATATCCCGCACAACTTTAGTAAGTGACATATCTTATTCAAACTCGATTGTAGCGGGCGGTTTGGGCGTGAGGTCATACAGCACCCTTGAAACATTGGGTATCTCGCTTGTGATACGCGACTGGATTTTTCGCAGGACTTCCCACGGAAGTTCCATTGCCTCTGCCGTCATGCCGTCCCTCGAACTCACGGCACGCACTGCGATTATCCACCCATGCACCCTGATATCACCTTTTACCCCGGTTCCTTTTTCAAGCAGCGCAGCGAATGTCTGCCATGGAACGAACTCTTCCACAAGCTCTTCCTCCACGATGGCATTCGCCTCCCTCACCACGTCAAGCTTTTCTTCCGTCACCTCGCCTATTATCCTGACCGAAAGCCCGGGACCAGGGAACGGCATCCTGTCCGAGATTTCCCTGGGCAAGCCCAGAGCTCTTGCCACTTCGCGTACCTCGTCCTTGTAGAGGTCTGCCAGCGGTTCAATTATGCCCTCAAAATCGATCACCGAAGGAAGACCTCCAACATTATGGTGGCTCTTTATCCCGCCTTCAGATTCAATCCTGTCAGGGTATATAGTTCCCTGAATCAGGTATCGTGCGCCGAGCTTGTGGGCTTCTTTCTCGAATTCACGGATAAACGCCTCGCCTATAGCCTTCCTTTTTTTCTCAGGGTCTGTCAAGCCTTTTAGTGCCCTGAGGAAATTCTTTTTTCCATCTATAACCTGGAGGTTCATATCGGAAAAGATTTTTCTTATCCTTTCGGTCTCCCCTTTGCGCATGAGCCCGGTGTCAATATAAATAGGCGTGATCATCTCGCCTATAGCCCTATGTGCGAGCACCGCGCAGACCGAGCTGTCAACTCCCCCGGATAGGGCTATTATTGCCCTGCCTTTGACATTATTTTTAATCTTCTCGATGCTCTCGTGGATGAATTTGTCAACTTTGACCATTGAACACTTACATATTGTTCATTCTTTAAATGGTTTTACTCGATGCCAGAAAAAAGAAATATGCTGCTATGAGGAATGGAAACTATCCGATAAAAAAGTTTTAAATAGTAAGCCTGATATATTCTTTGAAGAGAATGATGCCCAGCCATTGGGTTTTGGAAAAATTTTGAGTTAGTCATGGAACCAATAATTGAGATTCGTTCCCTGTCAAAAAATTACGGGAACTTCACGGCTCTGGATAATGTCTCCCTGACGATTGAAAAGGGAACAATATTTGGTCTGTTGGGACCCAACGGGGCCGGTAAATCGACGTTGATCAAAGTGCTTTCATGCCAGACAAGACCATCAGGAGGTCATGCCTATATATCAGGTCTTGATGTGGTCTTGGATAAGAAAGAAGTGCTTTCGATTATCGGGATTGTCCCGCAGGAGAACAGCTTCTATGATGAGCTTACCATAAATGAGAACCTGCAGTATTTCGGTTCATTATACGGCGTTCCGGTCATTGAAATTAAGAAAAGGAGCCACAAAATACTGGATATGCTGCATCTATCAGAAAAGAGCGAAAGCTATGCGGGCATACTGTCAGGAGGAATGAAGACAAGGTTGAATATCGCCTGCGCGCTTATCCATAAACCCGAGACGCTGATACTGGATGAGCCCAGTGTGGGGCTTGACCCTGTATCAAGGAAAGCCTTATGGGACACCATCCGGGCCGTGAACAGGGAAGGTACAACGATCCTTATCACAACCCATTACATGGAAGAAGCGGACTTGCTGTGCGACAGGATATTGATAATGAACAGGGGCAAAATCGTTGTCGAAGGAAAACCCGGCGAGCTAAAGAACGCAGCAGGAGAGCATGTCATCCTGATAACAAGCACACCCGGCAATTATCAGATACTAAAAAGCAAGATTGAATCGCTGGAATCCATAGTATCATGCAGTGTTAATGAAAAAGGGTTGAAAATAAATCTCAGGAATGAGCTGCCCATTCAAACAATTTTTGAGATTTTTGAAACGGAAGGCGAGAAAATAAAGAACGTGGAATCCACAAGACCAAGCCTTGAGGATGTATTCATACATGCTGCGGGGGAGGAATGGCATTGAGTGGCGGAACGATTATCAAAAAAGACCTGAAGGTGTATATCCGCCACAGGAAGACACTGCTCCTGATCTTCATTGCGCCGATACTTATTATGGTATTGATCGGGTCGGTGTTTTCCGGAGCATCCGATGAAGGTCTCAAGGGTGTTAAGCTGGGTGTTGGCGGCGGGTCAGACCTCGGGAAGAATATAATCGAGAACCTGAACAATAGCAAGATGTTCATTATCGTTAAGGAAAACACCAGCGATCCTGCTGTTATCCAGGAGGGGGTGAGGACTGGAAAGTACAGCGCAGGGATATTCATCCCGGAAAATGAGACCCAAGCTATGCAGTTGTACCTTGATAATTCAAAAGTCCAGATAGCGCCTGTCATTTCGACTTTTTTCCTTACCACTACTGAGAAAATGTCGTATGAACTCACACTTGCCTTTATCAGCAGGCTCTGGGATAACCTGGGGCAGATGGAATCTCAACTTAACCCTTTGAGAGAGGGGGTATTGCTGATCAATGGCAGTATAGCAAATCTCAACAATAATACCCAGGATGTGCTCTCTTCCCTTAACGGAATCAATGCATCCAGCCTGAATGAGTCAACAGGCGTGAT
The nucleotide sequence above comes from Candidatus Methanoperedens sp.. Encoded proteins:
- a CDS encoding archaeosine biosynthesis radical SAM protein RaSEA, which produces MSLTKVVRDIRARQKVKFNPPDKPTAVWTGKDLLDGKPVSSLTIIFQTQGCRWNNCTMCGYVYDSAQKPPSHDELMKQFEYAMSRCKDDEFIVKIFTSGSFLDDGEIAPETRKEMLSRLRADLRVKKVIAETRPEYVTKEKLSESIAALGKRFEVAVGLETTNDMIRKDCINKGFSFSDFMRASEVAGKEGVTVKAYLLLKPPFLSEGVAINDMINSIHDVAPYAGTISINLCNVQKGTLVDEMFERGDYRPPWLWSAVEVLKMGKEASPDTVIMSDPVGAGSARGPHNCGECDKDVAEAIRIFSLTQDTGVFANLDCECLELWKKVVELEDFTFGAPMVK
- the guaA gene encoding glutamine-hydrolyzing GMP synthase, with the protein product MVKVDKFIHESIEKIKNNVKGRAIIALSGGVDSSVCAVLAHRAIGEMITPIYIDTGLMRKGETERIRKIFSDMNLQVIDGKKNFLRALKGLTDPEKKRKAIGEAFIREFEKEAHKLGARYLIQGTIYPDRIESEGGIKSHHNVGGLPSVIDFEGIIEPLADLYKDEVREVARALGLPREISDRMPFPGPGLSVRIIGEVTEEKLDVVREANAIVEEELVEEFVPWQTFAALLEKGTGVKGDIRVHGWIIAVRAVSSRDGMTAEAMELPWEVLRKIQSRITSEIPNVSRVLYDLTPKPPATIEFE
- a CDS encoding ATP-binding cassette domain-containing protein is translated as MEPIIEIRSLSKNYGNFTALDNVSLTIEKGTIFGLLGPNGAGKSTLIKVLSCQTRPSGGHAYISGLDVVLDKKEVLSIIGIVPQENSFYDELTINENLQYFGSLYGVPVIEIKKRSHKILDMLHLSEKSESYAGILSGGMKTRLNIACALIHKPETLILDEPSVGLDPVSRKALWDTIRAVNREGTTILITTHYMEEADLLCDRILIMNRGKIVVEGKPGELKNAAGEHVILITSTPGNYQILKSKIESLESIVSCSVNEKGLKINLRNELPIQTIFEIFETEGEKIKNVESTRPSLEDVFIHAAGEEWH